In a single window of the Procambarus clarkii isolate CNS0578487 chromosome 51, FALCON_Pclarkii_2.0, whole genome shotgun sequence genome:
- the LOC138351940 gene encoding uncharacterized protein — protein MASGLIMWCLTHVGCPITHAGYTITHAGYTITHAGYPITHAGYPITHAGYTITHAGYPITHAGYPITHAGYTITHTGYPITHAGYPITHAGYPITHAGYTTHTGCTITHAGYTITHTGYPITHAGYTITHAGYPITHAGCPITHAGCPITHTGCPITHAGYTITHTGYTITHAGYTITHTGYTITHAGYTITHTGYTITHAGYTITHTGCPITHAGCPITHTGYTITHAGYPITHTGCPITHAGYPITHGGCPITHGGCPITQPTNMSCGSRFNSSLMFHITFIDLEFSHIICMH, from the exons ATGGCGTCGGGATTGATAA TGTGGTGTCTCACCCACGTTGGCTGCCCCATCACCCACGCTggctacaccatcacccacgctggctacaccatcacccacgctGGCTACCCCATCACCCACGCTGGCTACCCCATCACCCACGCTggctacaccatcacccacgctGGCTACCCCATCACCCACGCTGGCTACCCCATCACCCACGCTggctacaccatcacccacactggcTACCCCATCACCCACGCTGGCTACCCCATCACCCACGCTGGCTACCCCATCACCCACGCTGgctacaccacccacactggctgcaccatcacccacgctggctacaccatcacccacactggcTACCCCATCACCCACGCTggctacaccatcacccacgctGGCTACCCTATCACCCACGCTGGCTGTCCCATCACCCACGCTGGCTGTCCCATCACCCACACTGGCTGTCCCATCACCCACGCTggctacaccatcacccacactggctacaccatcacccacgctggctacaccatcacccacactggctacaccatcacccacgctggctacaccatcacccacactggctacaccatcacccacgctggctacaccatcacccacactggcTGTCCCATCACCCACGCTGGCTGTCCCATCACCCACACTggctacaccatcacccacgctGGCTACCCCATCACCCACACTGGCTGTCCCATCACCCACGCTGGCTACCCCATCACCCACGGTGGCTGCCCCATCACCCACGGTGGCTGTCCCATCACCCAGCCAACCAACATGTCCTGCGGGTCACGCTTCAACTCCTCCCTGATGTTCCACATAACTTTCATAGACTTGGAATTCAGTCATATAATTTGCATGCATTGA